In Paenibacillus sp. J23TS9, a single genomic region encodes these proteins:
- a CDS encoding GNAT family N-acetyltransferase — MSESNLPQLVMIHEQLSLLPEISISEPYHIAAYQPGEEAAWEAIIGESFQSAFSFEEFMKKDVEFRPERIIILWKGDQPVATASAWHQAKLGSDMGYLHMVGIMNAYAGQGLGQKITHAALIQMRNDGRVKALLNTDDFRISAIKTYLRLGFVPKLSHESHEPRWKEIANQLQDPEMKRTITASI; from the coding sequence TTGAGCGAGTCCAATTTGCCTCAATTAGTCATGATTCACGAACAGTTATCTTTATTACCTGAAATTTCAATTTCAGAACCGTATCACATTGCCGCTTATCAACCTGGTGAAGAGGCAGCATGGGAAGCCATTATAGGCGAATCTTTCCAATCTGCATTTTCCTTTGAGGAATTTATGAAGAAGGATGTGGAATTCAGACCCGAACGGATCATTATTCTGTGGAAAGGTGATCAACCGGTGGCGACCGCTTCCGCCTGGCATCAAGCAAAACTCGGCAGCGATATGGGATATCTTCATATGGTAGGCATCATGAATGCTTATGCAGGACAAGGTCTTGGACAGAAAATTACCCATGCTGCCTTAATCCAAATGAGAAATGACGGAAGGGTAAAAGCGCTGCTGAATACGGATGATTTTCGAATATCTGCCATTAAGACCTATCTCAGACTTGGCTTCGTTCCGAAGCTCTCGCATGAAAGCCATGAGCCGAGATGGAAGGAAATAGCCAATCAGTTACAAGATCCTGAAATGAAAAGAACCATAACTGCGAGCATTTAA